The following proteins come from a genomic window of Symbiobacterium terraclitae:
- a CDS encoding DinB family protein yields the protein MRDVLSRGTAPSLAVPLGLVEDAFRRLEKRLEGMTEEEYHFTGPDDANSTAMLLRHLILVDLTYLHIMMGDLGKLQEIQAKYGPFQDESGRIPGVAGASGSALLEEYRGVIEMVRQYVSGLTDEAAAREVKVPWWPEPATVRYMLWHMASHSSHHQGQIARLRAAYKQR from the coding sequence ATGCGAGACGTGTTGAGTCGTGGAACTGCGCCGTCCCTGGCGGTACCGCTTGGACTGGTGGAGGATGCGTTCCGACGCCTGGAGAAGCGGCTGGAGGGGATGACCGAGGAGGAGTATCACTTCACGGGTCCGGATGACGCCAACTCCACGGCCATGCTGCTCCGGCACCTGATCCTGGTGGACCTCACGTACCTCCACATCATGATGGGCGACCTGGGGAAACTCCAGGAGATCCAGGCGAAGTACGGGCCTTTCCAGGACGAGAGCGGGCGTATTCCTGGGGTGGCAGGCGCCTCGGGCAGCGCGCTCCTTGAGGAGTACCGCGGCGTGATCGAGATGGTCCGGCAGTATGTCTCTGGCCTGACGGACGAGGCCGCGGCGCGGGAGGTTAAGGTTCCCTGGTGGCCCGAGCCCGCCACGGTCCGCTACATGCTCTGGCACATGGCCAGCCACTCGAGCCACCACCAGGGGCAGATCGCCCGGCTCCGGGCGGCGTACAAGCAGCGGTGA
- a CDS encoding 4Fe-4S dicluster domain-containing protein, producing the protein MTAAAPEPGSRKEPQWAMVIDLQKCIGCDTCTVSCKAENRTPPGISYNVVIAMELGEFPNTRRAYLPRPCMQCDSPPCAGVCPVGATYKGESGVVIIDHDRCIGCRYCIAACPYGARSFDFGEGYDEMIAYAEVQAPEYGVRRGPRWRGEAPIGTVRKCTFCLHRINRGEEPACVETCIGDARYFGDLNDPNSVVAKLASSPRAFRLREELGTQPRVIYLK; encoded by the coding sequence ATGACAGCAGCAGCCCCGGAACCCGGCTCCCGGAAGGAACCCCAGTGGGCGATGGTGATCGACCTGCAGAAGTGCATCGGCTGCGATACCTGCACGGTCTCCTGTAAGGCCGAGAACCGCACTCCGCCAGGCATCAGTTACAACGTCGTCATCGCGATGGAACTCGGCGAGTTCCCCAACACCCGGCGGGCCTACCTGCCCAGGCCCTGCATGCAGTGCGACAGTCCGCCCTGCGCCGGCGTATGCCCCGTCGGCGCCACCTACAAGGGCGAGAGCGGTGTGGTCATCATCGACCACGACCGCTGCATCGGCTGTCGCTACTGCATCGCCGCCTGCCCCTACGGCGCCCGCTCCTTCGACTTCGGCGAGGGCTACGACGAGATGATCGCCTACGCCGAGGTCCAGGCGCCCGAGTACGGGGTCCGGCGCGGGCCCCGTTGGAGAGGCGAGGCCCCCATCGGCACCGTGCGCAAGTGCACCTTCTGCCTGCACCGCATCAACCGCGGCGAGGAGCCCGCCTGCGTGGAGACCTGCATCGGCGACGCCCGCTACTTCGGCGACCTGAACGACCCGAACTCGGTGGTGGCCAAGCTCGCCTCCAGCCCACGGGCGTTCCGGCTCAGGGAAGAGCTGGGCACCCAGCCCCGGGTCATCTACTTGAAGTAG
- the nrfD gene encoding NrfD/PsrC family molybdoenzyme membrane anchor subunit, translating to MSALTRDEAALRLDHEQTAPGPNRLMRAGWYLLLVTLMAAGGIAVLQRTVNGLAATNLTSTTPWGAWIAFYIYFVGLSAGAFLLSSLIYVFGMTRFEQVGRMALLTALVSMIVALVFVLIDLGRMERALSALVHFNWLSPLAWEMRFYLIYILLLAAEFWFAMRADLVRRAARSRLARWLSLGSRSTDTAQDHRMLRVLGTIGVPIAIFGVHGGTGTIFAIVKARGMWFSALTPIVFIVSALVSGTALLALLYILRQKALRRPVDSRMAADLGKLLGGFLLVDLGLLLYEYLVPLLSMAPHETEVLHVMMEGPYAWSFWILQLGIGMVAPAIILMTRLRESVPLTALAALMVVVGIVGVRFNIVVPPLVIPTLRGLPAGQYFPSAVEWWSSAGIIAMGLLLFSLAADLLPVDDDAHEIGGTAHD from the coding sequence ATGTCTGCACTGACCAGGGATGAGGCCGCCCTTCGGCTCGACCACGAGCAAACCGCCCCCGGGCCCAACAGGCTGATGCGGGCGGGCTGGTACCTGCTGCTCGTCACCCTGATGGCGGCCGGTGGAATCGCGGTCCTCCAGCGTACCGTGAACGGCCTTGCCGCGACCAACCTGACCTCCACCACCCCGTGGGGTGCCTGGATTGCCTTCTACATCTACTTCGTCGGCCTCTCCGCCGGTGCGTTCCTGCTCTCCAGCCTCATCTACGTCTTCGGCATGACCCGGTTCGAGCAGGTGGGACGCATGGCGCTGCTCACCGCCCTGGTGTCGATGATCGTCGCCCTCGTCTTCGTGCTCATCGATCTGGGCCGGATGGAACGGGCCCTCAGCGCTCTGGTCCACTTCAACTGGCTGTCGCCGCTGGCGTGGGAGATGCGCTTCTACCTCATCTACATCCTGCTGCTGGCGGCAGAGTTCTGGTTCGCGATGCGGGCCGACCTCGTGCGCCGCGCCGCACGGTCCCGCCTCGCCCGCTGGCTCAGCCTCGGCAGCAGGTCCACCGACACCGCGCAGGACCATCGGATGCTGCGGGTGCTCGGCACCATTGGCGTGCCCATTGCCATCTTCGGCGTGCACGGCGGCACCGGCACGATCTTCGCCATCGTCAAGGCCCGGGGCATGTGGTTCTCGGCGCTCACGCCGATCGTCTTCATCGTGTCGGCCCTGGTCTCGGGCACCGCGCTGCTGGCCCTGCTCTACATCCTGCGGCAGAAGGCCCTGCGGCGGCCGGTGGACAGCCGGATGGCTGCCGACCTGGGCAAGCTGCTGGGCGGCTTCCTGCTGGTGGACCTGGGCCTGCTCTTGTACGAGTACCTGGTGCCGCTGCTCTCCATGGCGCCGCACGAGACCGAGGTCCTGCACGTGATGATGGAGGGGCCTTACGCCTGGAGCTTCTGGATCCTGCAGCTGGGCATCGGCATGGTGGCGCCGGCGATCATCCTGATGACCCGGCTGCGGGAGTCCGTGCCGCTCACCGCATTGGCCGCGCTCATGGTGGTCGTGGGCATCGTCGGGGTGCGCTTCAACATCGTCGTGCCGCCGCTGGTGATCCCGACACTGCGGGGGTTGCCTGCCGGCCAGTACTTCCCGAGCGCGGTGGAGTGGTGGTCCAGCGCAGGCATCATCGCCATGGGGCTCCTGCTCTTCAGCCTGGCCGCCGACCTGCTGCCGGTGGATGACGACGCTCACGAGATCGGAGGGACGGCTCATGACTGA
- a CDS encoding molybdopterin-dependent oxidoreductase: MTDDRKHSVTRRQFVAGAVMVGGSIAAMPLLGGGISQAFDEPFANRKHHGVGDFGEPTPAERVIYTTCEQCQTHCTIKVVLTDPAVTGGKAYVRKIAGNPYSPLNTVPYDQIPYDTSPFAAAQGHGDLAVDGRLFAGGRTCLKGQAGIQTAYDAYRIAKPLKRVGPRGSGEWQSISWEQAIQEIADRLRPHIGYAPKEQVMADWAKVKAGEMTQEAFDAKYRDVLVNTLHPDLGPKSNQIAFVFGNRDGFITRMFNQAIGTINTFNHGGICGVPGVAANVRGRNGTQSKNRQYADLDHCEYLIAWGTNLAVANKGPTWLAPRLMNAIQRGMKLVVVDPRLSKTVEKAHLWVPVKPGMDIALAFGMIRWIIENERYDERYLRNPGKKAAAADGEPTWSDATHLVNLSNPDRPKLRAKDVGLEGDAFVVLQDGVPVPATEAMDGQLEVDTEINRIRVKSAFTLLKERVFEKSIAEYAEMAGVPEATIVEMARDFTAHGKRAVAVSYRGPAMHTNGFYAVYAIGILNYLIGNHDWKGGENSSAVRYKETTGSRYDVSKVEGGYAPWGVPITREKQVYEQSSLFARDGYPAKRRWTFLGGNACHEVIPSAYDEYPYALKALFINRMSLVESAPGGNVQAEMLKDEQKLPLVVAFDVVIGGTSQYADYILPDLTYLERWNLLSIYPNQNLKESHIEQPACRVMDGPRAVEDVLIDLGKVLGLKGFGPNAFPGGHSLDRAEDYYLKIVANIAFDEEPVPDASPEELELFSRARRIALGDRYDEEAWKAAVTPEEWPKVVYVLNRGGRFAPPDTAYEGEWLAMRYGGQVNLYDEVAARQKSSYTGKYYDGTPLIWSAVDYTGSEIQDNLPLQFTNWKSSHLSNHRTIGNAWLREIREENPVWIHPRDAAARGIRHGDRIRLRSASATVEATAYITEGIRPGVVGAEFSYGHETYGARAVTIDGVVIPPVTAYGHTGYDMRQTGTEPTGLAPGRGTGFRVNDLIRQDDHLGPGSSLVDALTNASAQYDTWVEVEKV; encoded by the coding sequence ATGACTGACGATCGCAAGCACAGTGTGACCCGCCGACAGTTCGTCGCCGGGGCGGTGATGGTGGGTGGCTCCATCGCCGCCATGCCCCTGCTGGGCGGCGGCATCTCCCAGGCCTTCGACGAGCCCTTCGCCAACCGCAAGCACCACGGCGTCGGCGACTTCGGTGAGCCGACCCCGGCGGAGCGGGTGATCTACACCACCTGCGAACAGTGCCAGACCCACTGCACGATCAAGGTGGTGCTGACCGACCCGGCGGTGACCGGGGGCAAGGCCTACGTGCGCAAGATCGCCGGCAACCCCTACTCGCCGCTCAACACGGTGCCCTACGATCAGATCCCCTACGACACCTCGCCTTTCGCCGCCGCACAGGGGCACGGTGACCTTGCGGTGGACGGGAGGCTCTTCGCCGGCGGTCGCACATGCCTCAAGGGGCAGGCCGGAATCCAGACGGCCTACGACGCCTACCGCATTGCCAAGCCGCTGAAGCGGGTGGGGCCCCGGGGTTCGGGCGAGTGGCAGTCCATCTCGTGGGAGCAAGCCATCCAGGAGATCGCGGACAGGCTCAGGCCCCACATCGGCTACGCGCCCAAGGAGCAGGTGATGGCCGACTGGGCGAAGGTGAAGGCCGGGGAGATGACGCAGGAGGCGTTCGACGCCAAGTACAGGGACGTCCTGGTCAACACGTTGCACCCCGACCTGGGGCCCAAGTCGAATCAGATCGCCTTCGTCTTCGGCAACCGCGACGGCTTCATCACGCGGATGTTCAACCAGGCCATCGGGACCATCAACACCTTCAACCACGGCGGCATCTGCGGCGTGCCGGGGGTGGCGGCCAACGTGCGCGGCCGCAACGGCACCCAGAGCAAGAACCGGCAGTACGCCGACCTCGATCACTGCGAGTACCTGATCGCCTGGGGCACCAACCTGGCCGTGGCCAACAAGGGGCCCACCTGGCTGGCGCCGCGACTCATGAACGCAATCCAGCGGGGCATGAAGCTGGTCGTGGTGGACCCCCGGCTCTCCAAGACGGTGGAGAAGGCGCACCTCTGGGTGCCCGTGAAGCCGGGCATGGACATCGCTCTAGCCTTCGGCATGATCCGCTGGATCATCGAGAACGAGCGCTACGACGAGCGCTACCTGCGCAATCCGGGCAAGAAGGCGGCCGCCGCCGATGGCGAACCGACCTGGTCCGACGCCACACACCTGGTCAACCTGTCGAACCCCGACCGGCCGAAGCTGCGGGCAAAGGACGTGGGCCTGGAGGGCGACGCCTTTGTGGTGCTGCAGGACGGCGTTCCCGTTCCGGCCACCGAGGCTATGGACGGTCAGCTGGAAGTGGACACCGAGATCAACAGGATCCGGGTGAAGTCGGCCTTCACCCTCCTGAAGGAGCGGGTGTTCGAGAAGAGCATCGCCGAGTACGCCGAGATGGCCGGGGTGCCCGAGGCGACCATCGTCGAGATGGCCCGGGACTTCACCGCGCACGGCAAGCGGGCCGTCGCCGTCTCCTACCGCGGACCGGCGATGCACACCAACGGCTTCTACGCCGTCTACGCCATCGGCATCCTCAACTACCTGATCGGCAACCACGACTGGAAGGGCGGCGAGAACTCCTCGGCCGTGCGCTATAAGGAGACCACCGGAAGCCGCTACGACGTGTCAAAGGTGGAGGGCGGCTACGCCCCCTGGGGCGTGCCCATCACACGGGAGAAGCAGGTGTACGAGCAGAGCTCACTGTTCGCGCGCGACGGCTACCCCGCCAAGCGGCGCTGGACTTTTCTGGGCGGCAACGCCTGCCACGAGGTCATCCCATCGGCCTACGACGAGTACCCCTACGCGCTCAAGGCCTTGTTCATCAACCGGATGTCGCTGGTGGAGTCCGCCCCCGGCGGCAACGTCCAGGCCGAAATGCTGAAGGACGAGCAGAAGCTGCCGCTGGTGGTGGCCTTCGACGTGGTGATCGGCGGCACGTCGCAGTACGCCGACTATATCCTGCCCGACCTGACCTACCTGGAGCGGTGGAACCTGCTCTCCATCTACCCTAACCAGAACCTGAAGGAGAGCCACATCGAGCAGCCGGCCTGCCGCGTGATGGACGGGCCCAGGGCGGTGGAGGACGTTCTGATCGACCTGGGCAAGGTGCTGGGGCTCAAGGGCTTCGGGCCCAACGCCTTCCCGGGCGGCCACAGTCTCGACAGGGCGGAGGACTACTACCTGAAGATCGTGGCCAACATCGCCTTCGACGAGGAGCCGGTGCCGGACGCCTCGCCGGAGGAGCTGGAGCTGTTCAGCCGGGCCCGGCGGATCGCCCTGGGCGATCGGTACGACGAGGAGGCCTGGAAGGCGGCGGTTACGCCGGAGGAGTGGCCGAAGGTGGTCTACGTGCTGAACCGCGGAGGGCGGTTCGCCCCGCCGGACACCGCCTACGAGGGCGAATGGCTCGCGATGCGCTACGGCGGCCAGGTGAACCTCTACGATGAAGTGGCGGCGCGGCAGAAGTCGTCCTACACGGGCAAGTACTACGACGGCACGCCGCTGATCTGGAGCGCCGTGGACTACACCGGCAGCGAGATCCAGGACAACCTGCCGCTTCAGTTCACCAACTGGAAGTCGAGCCACCTCTCCAACCACCGCACTATCGGGAACGCCTGGCTGCGGGAGATCCGGGAGGAGAACCCGGTGTGGATCCACCCGAGGGATGCCGCCGCACGGGGCATACGGCACGGCGACCGGATCCGGCTGCGGTCGGCCTCGGCCACTGTGGAGGCCACGGCCTACATCACCGAGGGCATCCGGCCCGGGGTCGTCGGGGCCGAATTCTCCTATGGGCACGAGACCTACGGTGCGAGGGCGGTGACCATCGACGGCGTCGTGATCCCGCCGGTGACTGCGTACGGACACACGGGGTACGACATGCGGCAGACCGGGACGGAACCGACGGGCCTGGCGCCGGGCCGGGGCACGGGCTTCCGGGTGAACGACCTGATCCGGCAGGACGACCACCTGGGCCCGGGATCCAGCCTCGTGGATGCGCTGACCAACGCGAGCGCCCAGTACGACACGTGGGTGGAGGTTGAGAAGGTGTAG
- a CDS encoding NUDIX hydrolase, whose protein sequence is MGDVEYVNWAGRIRLEWMGRPQELPPVELITSVHSFCFLDGKLMLVDLNERGWDIPGGHREPDESAEECVLRETMEEGYVRGVPTLVGLVKVDHSENDQWRPGGKYPKVGYQAFYRVDITEVLPFGAEFEAARRIFAAPAEAPRLHPRWSRMLERALAAAVSSVR, encoded by the coding sequence ATGGGCGATGTCGAGTACGTCAACTGGGCCGGGCGGATCAGGCTGGAGTGGATGGGGCGCCCGCAGGAACTGCCGCCCGTTGAGCTGATCACCAGCGTCCACAGCTTCTGCTTCCTGGACGGCAAGCTGATGCTGGTCGACCTGAACGAGCGGGGATGGGACATCCCGGGCGGGCACCGGGAGCCCGACGAGTCCGCAGAGGAGTGCGTGCTGCGCGAGACGATGGAGGAGGGCTACGTGCGGGGCGTGCCCACCCTGGTCGGGCTCGTCAAGGTGGACCACAGCGAGAACGACCAGTGGCGGCCGGGGGGCAAGTACCCGAAGGTGGGCTACCAGGCCTTCTACCGCGTGGACATCACCGAGGTGCTGCCGTTCGGCGCCGAGTTCGAGGCGGCCCGCCGCATCTTCGCCGCGCCCGCGGAGGCGCCGCGGCTCCATCCCCGCTGGAGCCGCATGCTCGAGCGGGCGTTGGCTGCTGCGGTCTCCTCAGTCCGTTGA
- a CDS encoding DUF4256 domain-containing protein, protein MGNADRVLSPEQRAELLRTLQARFEKNMNRHPGLDWAGVQSRLEANPEKLWSLHEMERTGGEPDVVGFDSQTGEYIFVDCSPESPKGRRSLCYDPEALESRKEHKPAGSAIGMAADMGIELLSEQEYRDLQKLGAFDTKTSSWVQTPPEIRRLGGAMFCDRRYSTVWTYHNGAESYYAARGFRGLLRV, encoded by the coding sequence ATGGGGAACGCGGATCGCGTGCTTTCGCCCGAGCAGCGCGCGGAGTTGCTCCGCACGCTGCAGGCCCGCTTCGAGAAGAACATGAACCGGCATCCGGGCCTGGACTGGGCGGGCGTGCAGTCCAGGCTGGAGGCCAACCCGGAGAAGCTCTGGTCCCTCCACGAGATGGAGCGGACCGGCGGCGAGCCCGATGTGGTCGGGTTCGACAGCCAGACCGGCGAGTACATCTTCGTCGACTGCTCCCCGGAGAGCCCCAAGGGGCGCAGGAGCCTCTGTTACGATCCGGAGGCCCTGGAGTCGCGGAAGGAGCACAAGCCCGCGGGCAGCGCAATCGGCATGGCGGCCGATATGGGCATCGAGCTGCTGTCCGAGCAGGAGTACCGCGACCTGCAGAAGCTGGGCGCCTTCGACACGAAGACGTCGAGCTGGGTGCAGACGCCCCCGGAGATCCGGCGGCTCGGCGGCGCGATGTTCTGCGACCGCCGGTACAGCACGGTCTGGACGTATCACAACGGCGCGGAGTCGTACTACGCCGCCCGGGGCTTCCGGGGATTGCTGAGGGTGTGA
- a CDS encoding DUF4180 domain-containing protein has product MAVDITRIEGTDVVLVESPEVIINTAQDALDLMATIYYNHECSKVIIDKACIAEDFFNLRTGLAGEILQKVSNYRFALAIVGDFGVYDSKALRDFIHESNRGRHVFFVPDRETALQRLSQV; this is encoded by the coding sequence GTGGCAGTCGACATCACCAGGATCGAGGGCACCGATGTGGTACTGGTCGAGAGCCCGGAGGTCATCATCAACACGGCGCAGGACGCGCTGGACCTGATGGCCACCATCTACTACAACCACGAGTGCAGCAAGGTCATCATCGACAAGGCCTGTATCGCGGAGGACTTCTTCAACCTGCGGACCGGCCTCGCCGGGGAGATCCTGCAGAAGGTCTCCAACTACCGGTTCGCCCTGGCCATCGTCGGTGACTTCGGCGTGTACGACAGCAAGGCCCTGCGGGACTTTATCCACGAGAGCAACCGGGGCCGGCATGTCTTCTTCGTGCCGGACAGGGAAACCGCGCTGCAGCGGTTGAGCCAAGTCTAG
- a CDS encoding AraC family transcriptional regulator, which yields MNPLHDLNAALAYIEAHLHEDVDVRAAARVAGCSEYHFRRMFAALAGMPLSAYIRRRRLTLAAQDLATGARVTDVALKYGYESPDAFARAFHAEHGIPPSEAKQPGQALRAFSRMTFQLTIQGGTEMHYRIVEKDAFRIVGIMRRVRLQYKGVNPEIAAMWKELGIEGIRQLKALSNVEPVGILQASLNFAEGRQEGGSLDQWIGAATDRPCPPGFQVLEVPALTWAVFESVGPFPQALQDTWARIYSEWFPSSGYEAAPGPEILWNESDDTSSPTFRSEIWIPVRR from the coding sequence GTGAACCCACTGCACGACCTGAACGCCGCCTTGGCCTACATCGAGGCACACCTGCACGAGGACGTGGACGTCCGGGCTGCGGCCCGCGTCGCCGGCTGTTCGGAGTACCATTTCCGCCGGATGTTCGCGGCCCTGGCGGGCATGCCGCTCTCCGCCTACATCCGCCGCCGGCGACTCACGCTGGCCGCGCAGGACCTGGCGACCGGCGCCCGCGTCACCGACGTGGCGCTCAAGTACGGCTACGAGTCGCCCGATGCCTTCGCCCGGGCCTTCCACGCGGAGCACGGCATCCCGCCTTCGGAAGCGAAGCAGCCGGGGCAGGCGCTGAGGGCGTTCTCCCGCATGACCTTCCAACTCACCATCCAAGGGGGCACCGAAATGCACTACCGAATCGTGGAGAAGGACGCGTTCCGCATCGTGGGCATCATGCGCCGTGTGCGGCTGCAGTACAAGGGCGTCAACCCGGAGATTGCGGCCATGTGGAAGGAGCTGGGCATCGAGGGAATCCGGCAGCTCAAGGCCCTGTCCAACGTGGAGCCGGTGGGCATCCTGCAGGCGTCGCTCAACTTCGCGGAGGGGCGGCAGGAGGGCGGCTCGCTGGACCAGTGGATCGGCGCCGCCACCGACCGTCCCTGCCCGCCGGGCTTCCAGGTCCTCGAGGTCCCCGCGCTCACCTGGGCCGTGTTCGAGTCCGTGGGCCCCTTCCCGCAGGCCCTGCAGGACACCTGGGCGCGCATCTACTCGGAGTGGTTCCCCTCCTCCGGCTACGAGGCCGCGCCGGGCCCCGAGATCCTGTGGAACGAGAGCGACGACACCTCGTCGCCGACCTTCCGCAGCGAGATCTGGATCCCCGTCCGGCGCTGA